A window of the Pyrodictium abyssi genome harbors these coding sequences:
- a CDS encoding PIN domain-containing protein, protein MSLAVVIDANKVFAAALRPGRVRRLLYLLEGVEFYASEYLLDEVREHARELASRAGIDSMQFLAIVEEVLAARVKLHRIGCAVCIEKARFVASRFDPDDWPFIALAIEPGAVIWTNDKALIVNRLESGHYLAVDTEELVELVTRGTRSAQRLMREKYLASR, encoded by the coding sequence GTGAGCTTAGCCGTGGTAATTGACGCGAACAAGGTGTTTGCTGCTGCGTTACGCCCGGGGCGTGTACGTAGGCTCCTCTACCTATTGGAGGGTGTTGAGTTCTATGCGTCAGAGTACCTTCTTGACGAGGTAAGGGAGCATGCCAGGGAGCTGGCCTCTAGGGCTGGGATTGATTCCATGCAGTTCCTCGCAATAGTGGAGGAGGTGCTCGCAGCCCGAGTGAAGCTTCACAGAATAGGATGCGCTGTATGTATCGAGAAGGCCAGGTTTGTTGCTTCGAGGTTTGACCCGGATGATTGGCCGTTCATAGCCCTAGCTATAGAGCCCGGAGCCGTGATATGGACTAATGATAAAGCGCTTATCGTGAATAGGCTGGAGAGTGGCCACTACCTTGCAGTGGATACTGAGGAGCTCGTAGAGCTGGTGACGAGGGGCACTAGGTCTGCCCAGAGGCTTATGCGGGAGAAGTACCTAGCCAGCCGCTGA
- a CDS encoding PIN domain-containing protein — MGKDKRDTAVVFDANVVFAALVRPAGFNRLVLTVTPSLYPSYYPSVLRDEVLRYVSVIAQRASLPVEDVTAALEEVLSPLREVDAHDLAVHSSDAEELVQNPGDAIYVALALHLRRRLGYREVVIVTWNKRDYNANRLAVHGITVLTPPEFCHKYLKNLSPHTACHQHTFIDARTITAI; from the coding sequence TTGGGAAAGGATAAAAGAGACACAGCAGTAGTCTTTGACGCCAATGTCGTGTTCGCTGCCCTAGTGAGGCCTGCAGGCTTCAACCGCCTCGTATTAACGGTCACGCCTAGCCTCTACCCGTCTTACTACCCTAGCGTCCTCCGGGATGAGGTACTCCGCTATGTCAGCGTCATAGCGCAGAGAGCCAGCCTACCAGTAGAGGACGTAACTGCTGCACTTGAGGAGGTTCTAAGCCCGTTACGCGAGGTTGACGCACACGACCTAGCCGTACACAGTAGCGACGCCGAAGAACTTGTACAGAACCCAGGCGACGCCATCTACGTGGCCCTGGCTCTACACCTTAGACGGCGGCTCGGCTACCGAGAGGTAGTCATAGTGACATGGAACAAGAGAGACTACAATGCCAACCGCCTAGCAGTACACGGCATCACGGTGCTGACTCCTCCCGAGTTCTGCCACAAGTACCTAAAAAACCTAAGCCCACATACTGCCTGCCACCAGCATACATTTATAGACGCTAGGACAATAACGGCCATATAG
- a CDS encoding acyl-CoA thioesterase yields MAGGRLCIEESLVTLLQPIYPRHTNRYGTLHGGWLAGWMLEAGGMASMRASRGYTVLGAMDYLFILSPGRVGENLHVYAWVVGSTRRTLDVLVYAEARPLGGGEARPVSVSLQTYVAVDEGVRPREHGVEVQPCSLESEPLVEVHRYWLEARRPLLEQRRRIAGSTAPLDAVYRRTSYFFVSPEDTFTIPTVMDASRLFYQIDQMAAVPAIEFTGAAMVTAGFDAVVFASPARVGDLVKLEAGITGAGRSSVEVAVRVAARNPQAEDVERTVALLYATMVAVDEEGRPRPLPRRPVLSEERLRGYLERRRLRDERRRVAQRIVEHARLLASGR; encoded by the coding sequence TTGGCTGGTGGTAGGCTGTGTATCGAAGAGAGCCTTGTCACGCTGCTTCAGCCGATCTACCCCCGGCATACTAACCGGTATGGTACGCTGCATGGTGGGTGGCTTGCTGGCTGGATGCTTGAGGCCGGCGGCATGGCGTCTATGAGGGCTTCGCGGGGCTACACGGTGCTCGGGGCTATGGACTACCTGTTCATCCTTAGCCCGGGCAGGGTGGGCGAGAACCTCCACGTCTACGCCTGGGTCGTGGGCTCTACCCGGCGTACACTGGATGTGCTCGTCTACGCGGAGGCGCGGCCCCTGGGCGGGGGCGAGGCGCGGCCGGTGAGCGTGAGCCTCCAGACCTACGTCGCTGTAGACGAGGGCGTGAGGCCGCGCGAGCACGGGGTGGAGGTCCAGCCGTGTAGCCTCGAGTCGGAGCCGCTAGTGGAGGTCCACCGGTACTGGCTCGAGGCGCGGAGGCCGCTGCTGGAGCAGAGGAGGCGGATAGCCGGGTCCACGGCGCCGCTCGACGCCGTGTACCGGAGGACTAGCTACTTCTTCGTCTCGCCGGAGGACACTTTCACGATACCCACGGTGATGGATGCCTCCCGGCTCTTCTACCAGATAGACCAGATGGCGGCTGTCCCGGCCATAGAGTTTACGGGCGCGGCTATGGTGACGGCTGGCTTCGACGCGGTGGTGTTCGCCTCGCCGGCCAGGGTCGGGGACCTGGTGAAGCTCGAGGCGGGGATAACCGGGGCGGGGAGGAGCAGCGTAGAGGTAGCGGTCCGTGTGGCTGCGCGCAACCCCCAGGCCGAGGACGTGGAGCGCACCGTGGCGCTGCTCTACGCGACAATGGTCGCGGTCGACGAGGAGGGCAGGCCCCGGCCGCTCCCACGCCGCCCGGTGCTCAGCGAGGAGAGGCTACGCGGGTACCTGGAGAGGCGCCGGCTCCGCGATGAGAGGCGCCGCGTAGCCCAGAGGATAGTGGAGCACGCTAGGCTGCTCGCCAGCGGGCGCTGA
- a CDS encoding 2-dehydropantoate 2-reductase, with product MALQAVVVGGCGAVGSVAAAALALAGADAAVVSRRARGCRAERLVAEGLGEAVVRLCGWDAAPALKPDVVVYATKAYDLEAAVQASLDAGWSPSLAVSMQNGLGSLELLEQAYGPSRAAAALAFYGAHKLPGGCGSRLAGRSRRVVVGCRRAQGGCSARARLLAELLAAGGLDAEHVADVEPYRWAKLAVNAAVNPVTVLAWSRNRVVVENPWARELASMLAAEVGRVAGTAGVELPGDPVEEALRVAEATGDNCSSMLQDLAAGRRTEIDYINGAVWRTGERHGAPAPVNRAVYNAVRLLEPWLAGRRSPCGTY from the coding sequence ATGGCGCTCCAGGCGGTTGTTGTCGGGGGCTGTGGCGCGGTCGGCAGCGTCGCGGCGGCCGCGCTAGCGCTGGCCGGCGCAGACGCGGCTGTCGTGTCGAGGCGAGCCCGGGGCTGCCGCGCCGAGAGACTCGTAGCCGAGGGCCTGGGCGAGGCTGTTGTCCGGCTCTGCGGCTGGGACGCGGCACCAGCACTGAAGCCCGACGTGGTGGTCTACGCGACCAAGGCCTACGACCTAGAGGCCGCGGTACAGGCCTCGCTCGACGCCGGCTGGAGCCCCTCGCTGGCCGTCTCCATGCAGAACGGGCTGGGGAGCCTCGAGCTCCTAGAACAGGCCTACGGCCCGTCGAGGGCCGCGGCGGCGCTCGCGTTCTACGGGGCCCACAAGCTCCCCGGGGGCTGCGGGAGCCGCCTCGCCGGCCGGAGCCGCCGCGTGGTGGTCGGCTGCCGCCGGGCCCAGGGCGGGTGCAGTGCCCGGGCGCGGCTGCTGGCCGAGCTGCTCGCTGCTGGGGGCCTCGACGCCGAGCACGTGGCGGACGTGGAGCCGTACCGCTGGGCTAAGCTCGCGGTCAACGCGGCGGTCAACCCGGTGACGGTGCTCGCCTGGAGCCGGAACCGGGTGGTCGTGGAGAACCCGTGGGCCCGGGAGCTTGCCTCCATGCTCGCGGCCGAGGTGGGCCGGGTAGCCGGGACCGCGGGGGTGGAGCTGCCGGGTGACCCCGTCGAGGAGGCTCTCCGGGTGGCGGAGGCTACGGGGGACAACTGCTCCTCCATGCTCCAGGACCTGGCCGCGGGGAGGCGGACCGAGATAGACTATATCAACGGCGCTGTCTGGAGAACCGGCGAGAGGCACGGGGCTCCGGCCCCCGTGAACAGAGCCGTGTACAATGCCGTGAGGCTGCTAGAGCCATGGCTGGCCGGGAGAAGGTCACCGTGCGGCACGTACTGA
- the panB gene encoding 3-methyl-2-oxobutanoate hydroxymethyltransferase, which produces MAGREKVTVRHVLKAKKRGEKLVMVTAYDTPTARLADEAGVDMILVGDSLGMVVLGLPSTLQVTMEDMVRHTAAVARAQPRAMIVGDMPFMSYEASVSEAVRNAGKLLAAGADAVKIEGGSLYTDVIKAMRRAGIPVMAHVGLTPQKHKLLGGYRLVGKTAEEALEVIRDAEEAAEAGAFAVVVEFTAWEVAREITRRIPVPTICIGSGPYCDGQVLVIHDLLGLTPSPPPFAKRYADLASIIRSAVEAYAREVRSGQFPSSEMYWGMKSGEYQRLQKLLGSSEDTKESQDG; this is translated from the coding sequence ATGGCTGGCCGGGAGAAGGTCACCGTGCGGCACGTACTGAAGGCCAAGAAGCGCGGCGAGAAGCTCGTAATGGTGACGGCCTACGACACGCCAACCGCCCGGCTCGCCGACGAGGCCGGCGTCGACATGATCCTCGTCGGCGACTCGCTGGGCATGGTGGTGCTCGGGCTCCCCTCCACCCTCCAGGTCACCATGGAGGACATGGTCCGCCACACGGCCGCGGTGGCCCGGGCCCAGCCCCGAGCAATGATAGTCGGCGACATGCCGTTCATGAGCTACGAGGCCTCGGTCTCCGAGGCCGTGAGGAACGCCGGAAAGCTACTCGCAGCGGGCGCAGACGCGGTGAAGATAGAGGGCGGCAGCCTCTACACCGACGTGATAAAGGCGATGCGCCGCGCCGGGATCCCCGTGATGGCACACGTCGGCCTCACGCCGCAGAAGCACAAGCTCCTCGGAGGCTACCGCCTAGTAGGCAAGACCGCGGAGGAGGCTCTAGAGGTCATACGCGACGCCGAGGAGGCAGCCGAGGCAGGCGCCTTCGCGGTGGTAGTCGAGTTCACAGCCTGGGAGGTGGCCAGGGAGATAACCCGGAGAATACCAGTACCCACCATCTGTATCGGCAGCGGCCCCTACTGCGACGGCCAGGTACTCGTCATCCACGACCTCCTAGGCCTAACCCCCAGCCCACCGCCCTTCGCCAAGCGCTACGCCGACCTAGCATCAATCATCCGCAGCGCAGTCGAGGCCTACGCACGCGAGGTACGGAGCGGCCAGTTCCCCTCCAGCGAGATGTACTGGGGCATGAAGAGCGGCGAGTACCAGCGCCTCCAGAAGCTACTAGGAAGCAGCGAGGACACCAAGGAGAGCCAGGACGGGTAA
- a CDS encoding CoA-transferase subunit beta, whose product MTGRPTDHMIKCMARLIEQGDVVYHGLTSPLPVLAMVLARRVYGVDFTWTSVIEHLEPRVERVRLAPSTGDPYTEPDPVGILTTIDAFDLAAKGKLTTMFFGAAQVDEEGNTNLTAIGGYDRPRVKLPGGAATAYLFPLVPKIIVWARHEPRVLVKRVDFVTGPGRPRVEKGYRHLLCTNKALIEYTRDGPVLRMLLPGVTVEEVLENAAMEIRVPRSVEEMEPLTPEEKMVIEEHDPHGIRYMQRMG is encoded by the coding sequence GTGACAGGGAGGCCCACAGACCACATGATAAAGTGTATGGCCAGGCTCATAGAGCAGGGAGACGTGGTCTACCACGGGCTCACCAGCCCGCTACCCGTGCTAGCCATGGTGCTCGCGCGCCGCGTGTACGGGGTAGACTTCACCTGGACAAGCGTCATCGAGCACCTAGAGCCCCGGGTCGAGAGGGTCCGGCTAGCGCCCAGCACCGGCGACCCCTACACGGAGCCAGACCCGGTCGGGATACTAACCACCATAGACGCCTTCGACCTAGCAGCCAAGGGCAAGCTCACAACCATGTTCTTCGGCGCAGCCCAGGTGGACGAGGAGGGCAACACAAACCTAACAGCCATAGGAGGCTACGATCGGCCACGGGTCAAGCTCCCCGGCGGCGCGGCTACCGCATACCTGTTCCCCTTGGTACCTAAGATAATAGTCTGGGCACGCCACGAGCCACGGGTCCTCGTTAAGCGCGTCGACTTCGTAACCGGGCCCGGCAGGCCTAGGGTAGAGAAGGGCTACCGGCACCTACTATGCACGAACAAGGCGCTCATAGAGTACACCCGCGACGGCCCAGTGCTCCGGATGCTGCTCCCAGGCGTCACCGTGGAGGAGGTCCTAGAGAACGCCGCGATGGAGATACGAGTCCCCCGCAGCGTAGAGGAGATGGAGCCGCTGACACCCGAGGAGAAGATGGTCATAGAGGAGCACGACCCGCACGGGATACGGTACATGCAGCGAATGGGCTGA
- a CDS encoding CoA transferase subunit A, giving the protein MPSPRLVDLDYAAELVEPGSTVTISGMTFIRNPVALVAGLVRRGVRDLCVVDREPGFALDVMAAAGLLRCVRAAMASFELYGLAPTVRRLAESGEIEYIEDVCGAVIAGLRAGAQGVPFMPARGLLGSDLLRLHEERWGTWRRIRDPWTGEELVAVRAIEPDYALIHVHASDPYGNAVIEGPRFEDELKIRAARRVIISAERIVDTEELRGFMHQLSATSIHVEAVVHAPRGAWPTAMPGLYQADYDAIRGYVEAARSGRAVEWVKTNLKRLMGGSG; this is encoded by the coding sequence GTGCCCAGCCCCAGGCTGGTGGACCTCGACTACGCCGCTGAGCTCGTAGAGCCCGGCTCCACTGTGACGATCAGCGGGATGACCTTCATCCGTAACCCGGTGGCGCTCGTAGCGGGGCTCGTTAGGCGCGGCGTCCGGGACCTATGCGTCGTAGACCGCGAGCCCGGCTTCGCGCTGGACGTGATGGCCGCGGCTGGTCTCCTGCGCTGCGTAAGAGCCGCTATGGCTAGCTTTGAGCTCTACGGGCTCGCGCCTACGGTGCGCCGGCTAGCCGAGAGCGGGGAGATAGAGTACATCGAGGACGTCTGCGGCGCGGTCATAGCTGGTCTACGCGCCGGGGCCCAGGGGGTCCCGTTCATGCCTGCCCGCGGGCTGCTCGGCAGCGACCTCCTGAGGCTCCACGAGGAGCGCTGGGGCACATGGAGGCGGATAAGGGACCCCTGGACCGGCGAGGAGCTGGTAGCAGTCCGGGCTATAGAGCCCGACTACGCGCTCATACACGTGCACGCTAGCGACCCTTACGGCAACGCCGTGATAGAGGGCCCCCGGTTTGAGGACGAGCTGAAGATACGCGCTGCGCGCCGCGTCATAATATCGGCGGAGAGGATAGTGGACACGGAGGAGCTACGGGGCTTCATGCACCAGCTCTCAGCCACGAGCATCCACGTAGAGGCTGTGGTCCACGCGCCCCGGGGCGCATGGCCCACGGCTATGCCGGGCCTCTACCAGGCAGACTACGACGCCATCCGGGGCTACGTCGAGGCTGCCCGCAGCGGCCGTGCCGTGGAGTGGGTTAAGACCAACCTAAAGCGCCTCATGGGTGGCTCGGGGTGA
- a CDS encoding acetate--CoA ligase gives MEAVALPEAELIEQQKRIVEESLRDPQGFWEKVARELYWARRWDTTLDDSDPPFYRWFVGGVTNITYNILERNIERGLGNKAALVWRGGEGEERVIRYSDLLREVNRYAAMLRSLGVKRGDRVVVYMPIVPEAMYTMLAVARLGAVHVVVFSGFGSAALAQRIRDSGARVVVTADGMTRRGKVIPLKPVVDEAAAEAGGVEKVVVHRVAGNEVEMKPGRDVWAHEELEKLPRRVRLDHVMVRSEEPLFILYTSGTTGKPKGMVHLHGQYMVWAYAHTRWLFGFLDNDVFFVPVDIGWINGHTYATYGPLLNGSTVVWYSDAPDYPGPWVWWDIVDSYSVDMMWVAPTAVRLLIRYGDEVPRRYSLETLRLIVSAGEILGLEPWRWLVENVCRRRPGCHVVETWGQTENSGFITAPGGYGLVGGIAYRRGSVGLPYPGIDLRVLRDDGSEAAPGEKGHIVVKAPVPPAFAYGVWGDRERYIKTYWSLFPGYYYTGDYGYVDEDGYVYILGRADDVVKVAGHRLGPAEIENTVLEHPSVAEAAVVGVPDELRGTVLAVFVVPRMDVQVDRARLAEEVRGLVRKKYGPIAVLKGVYVVDKLPKTRTGKILRRVLRAVLTGAPLGDLSTLEDEAGVEEVRRAVEEFRAAMDRAVAG, from the coding sequence GTGGAGGCCGTAGCCCTCCCCGAGGCAGAGCTCATAGAGCAGCAGAAGAGGATAGTCGAGGAAAGCCTCCGCGACCCCCAGGGCTTCTGGGAGAAAGTAGCCCGCGAGCTCTACTGGGCTCGGCGCTGGGACACTACCCTAGACGACTCGGACCCGCCGTTCTACCGCTGGTTCGTAGGCGGCGTCACCAACATAACCTACAACATACTGGAGAGGAACATCGAGAGGGGCCTCGGCAACAAGGCCGCCCTCGTGTGGAGGGGAGGCGAGGGCGAAGAGCGCGTAATCCGCTACAGTGACCTCCTCCGCGAGGTCAACCGCTACGCCGCGATGCTCCGGAGCCTCGGCGTGAAGCGCGGCGACAGGGTAGTAGTCTACATGCCTATTGTCCCCGAGGCCATGTACACTATGCTGGCTGTAGCCAGGCTCGGAGCCGTGCACGTGGTCGTGTTCAGCGGGTTTGGGAGCGCGGCGCTCGCCCAGAGGATCCGCGACTCCGGGGCCAGGGTAGTGGTGACGGCGGACGGCATGACGAGGCGCGGCAAGGTCATACCACTGAAGCCCGTGGTCGACGAGGCTGCCGCGGAGGCCGGTGGGGTCGAGAAGGTGGTCGTGCACCGGGTGGCGGGCAACGAGGTGGAGATGAAGCCTGGCCGTGACGTCTGGGCCCACGAGGAGCTCGAGAAGCTGCCGCGCCGCGTAAGGCTTGACCATGTTATGGTCCGGTCTGAGGAGCCCCTCTTCATACTCTACACGAGCGGCACCACAGGCAAGCCCAAGGGCATGGTGCACCTGCACGGCCAGTACATGGTCTGGGCGTATGCGCACACCCGGTGGCTCTTCGGCTTCCTGGACAACGACGTGTTCTTCGTACCCGTCGACATAGGGTGGATTAACGGCCACACCTATGCCACGTACGGGCCGCTGCTCAACGGCTCCACGGTGGTCTGGTACAGCGATGCGCCCGACTACCCGGGCCCCTGGGTTTGGTGGGACATAGTCGACTCCTACAGCGTGGACATGATGTGGGTCGCGCCGACAGCCGTAAGGCTGCTAATACGCTACGGCGACGAGGTGCCCCGCCGCTACAGCCTGGAGACCCTCAGGCTCATCGTGAGCGCCGGGGAGATACTAGGGCTGGAGCCGTGGCGCTGGCTGGTGGAGAACGTCTGCCGCCGCCGGCCAGGCTGCCACGTCGTCGAGACGTGGGGCCAGACCGAGAACAGCGGCTTCATCACCGCGCCCGGGGGCTACGGCCTAGTCGGCGGCATAGCCTACCGGCGGGGGAGCGTAGGGCTCCCCTACCCGGGCATAGACCTCCGCGTGCTCCGCGACGACGGCTCCGAGGCCGCGCCGGGCGAGAAGGGGCACATAGTCGTGAAGGCCCCGGTGCCGCCCGCCTTCGCCTACGGCGTGTGGGGCGACCGGGAGCGGTACATCAAGACGTACTGGAGCCTGTTCCCCGGCTACTACTACACCGGCGACTACGGCTACGTTGACGAGGACGGCTACGTCTACATACTCGGCAGGGCCGACGACGTGGTGAAGGTTGCTGGCCACCGCCTCGGCCCAGCGGAGATAGAGAACACGGTGCTAGAGCACCCCAGCGTAGCAGAGGCGGCCGTGGTTGGTGTGCCCGACGAGCTCCGGGGGACAGTGCTCGCCGTCTTCGTGGTGCCGAGGATGGACGTCCAGGTGGACCGGGCCCGTCTAGCAGAGGAGGTCAGAGGACTGGTGAGGAAGAAGTACGGCCCCATAGCGGTGCTGAAGGGGGTCTACGTGGTGGACAAGCTGCCGAAGACCCGGACTGGGAAGATACTGCGCCGTGTACTCCGCGCTGTGCTCACCGGGGCGCCGCTCGGCGACCTCAGCACCCTCGAGGACGAGGCAGGCGTCGAGGAGGTGCGCCGTGCTGTCGAGGAGTTCCGCGCCGCAATGGACCGGGCTGTAGCGGGGTGA
- a CDS encoding ABC transporter ATP-binding protein translates to MPLLVVDGLVKVYPGGVKALRGISFSVEEGEVFGLVGPNGAGKTTTFRIIATLLKPTSGRVTVDGVDVAQEPYEARKKLVYVPEDVGGYRRLTGLEYLSFVIEVFMSARGATRSEVREALEEAVRLTGLSEEKLRRTRMQDYSKGMKRRVQVAWALAVKPRLAILDEPTSGLDVEASYELRRVIAEYARRHRVTVVLSSHNMLEVEYLCDRVALMKDGRIIDIGFPGELVEKYNARNLEEAYMRAVAGAGSR, encoded by the coding sequence TTGCCGCTGCTCGTGGTGGACGGGCTAGTCAAGGTCTATCCTGGGGGCGTCAAGGCTCTCCGGGGGATAAGCTTCAGCGTCGAGGAGGGCGAGGTCTTCGGCCTGGTCGGGCCGAACGGGGCCGGCAAGACAACCACCTTCCGGATAATCGCTACTCTGCTTAAGCCGACAAGCGGCCGCGTCACCGTGGACGGTGTTGACGTGGCACAGGAGCCCTACGAGGCCCGGAAGAAGCTGGTCTACGTGCCGGAGGATGTGGGCGGCTACCGGCGGCTCACCGGGCTCGAGTACCTCTCCTTCGTCATAGAGGTCTTCATGTCGGCGCGCGGCGCAACGCGGAGCGAGGTCCGCGAGGCGCTAGAGGAGGCTGTGAGGCTCACCGGGCTCAGCGAGGAGAAGCTCCGGAGGACAAGGATGCAGGACTACAGTAAGGGCATGAAGCGCCGCGTCCAGGTCGCATGGGCGCTTGCCGTGAAGCCGCGGCTCGCAATCCTCGACGAGCCCACGTCGGGCCTCGACGTGGAGGCTAGCTATGAGCTACGGCGCGTCATAGCCGAGTACGCCCGGAGGCATCGGGTGACGGTGGTACTCAGTAGCCACAACATGCTGGAGGTGGAGTACCTCTGCGACCGTGTAGCCCTCATGAAGGACGGCAGGATAATAGACATAGGGTTCCCCGGGGAGCTCGTCGAGAAGTACAACGCCCGCAACCTCGAGGAGGCCTATATGAGGGCTGTAGCGGGGGCTGGTAGCAGGTGA
- a CDS encoding ABC transporter permease subunit, producing MRRLLAKELKTLLREPMVVVMIVMPFIIYSFMAPFYSAATEQAEEAAKLRGVRIALASCQETGPGPVLGVLAASLRAANVTVNVLETCKPVEALKTGGYDAVIVVNSTGGRFSFEVYVRGDPTRLTRTLALPGSLGAQLGRALSPGAGNVTSRAYVLLGDRLWSFEELSSVYGVGVALGYATFFILFPAASLGAALMGAEREEHMLDVLFSLPVRRRSIALSKAAAALVASLLTAASALAGLYRLFGSIGVDMGISRYYSPADLTVYVAALASEALFAVILAMLVGLFASTMRGAQSAATIVVLPAIIPPMMTMTGIPVSRLFTLVPYTAALYAGLAPLAGLERAAMATVAQLAETALALLLLVKLLESEAAVTGPETLRRLRTSLAHKLRGRRR from the coding sequence GTGAGGAGGCTTCTCGCGAAGGAGCTTAAGACGCTGCTCCGCGAGCCCATGGTAGTAGTAATGATAGTCATGCCGTTCATAATCTACTCGTTCATGGCTCCGTTCTACAGCGCTGCTACCGAGCAGGCCGAGGAGGCCGCCAAGCTACGGGGCGTAAGGATAGCCCTCGCCAGCTGCCAGGAGACCGGCCCCGGACCGGTGCTAGGAGTACTGGCAGCCTCGCTCCGGGCGGCCAACGTGACGGTGAACGTGCTGGAGACGTGTAAGCCCGTGGAGGCCCTGAAGACGGGTGGCTACGACGCCGTGATAGTGGTAAACTCTACCGGTGGCCGGTTCTCCTTTGAAGTCTACGTCCGAGGCGACCCTACGCGCCTAACCCGCACACTAGCACTGCCGGGCTCGCTGGGCGCCCAGCTAGGCCGCGCTCTATCCCCTGGCGCTGGGAACGTGACTAGCCGGGCCTACGTGCTGCTAGGCGACCGGCTCTGGAGCTTCGAGGAGCTTAGCAGCGTCTACGGCGTGGGCGTTGCGCTGGGCTATGCTACGTTCTTCATACTGTTCCCGGCCGCCTCGCTGGGCGCCGCCCTGATGGGCGCGGAGAGGGAGGAGCACATGCTCGACGTGCTCTTCTCGCTACCGGTCCGGAGGCGGAGCATAGCCCTATCCAAGGCCGCCGCGGCGCTGGTGGCATCGCTGCTCACGGCTGCCTCTGCGCTCGCCGGGCTCTACCGGCTCTTCGGCTCAATCGGCGTAGATATGGGGATATCCAGGTACTACTCGCCAGCGGATCTCACGGTCTACGTGGCGGCCCTTGCCTCTGAGGCACTGTTCGCCGTCATACTGGCCATGCTGGTCGGCTTATTCGCCTCAACGATGAGGGGAGCGCAGTCTGCCGCGACGATAGTAGTGCTCCCCGCGATAATACCGCCCATGATGACGATGACCGGCATCCCAGTCTCCAGGCTCTTCACCCTCGTGCCCTACACGGCCGCGCTGTACGCCGGCCTAGCACCCCTAGCAGGCCTAGAGCGCGCAGCCATGGCCACCGTGGCGCAGCTAGCCGAGACAGCGCTAGCGCTACTACTGCTTGTCAAGCTGCTAGAGTCCGAGGCAGCCGTAACAGGGCCCGAGACACTCCGGAGGCTCCGCACAAGCCTAGCACACAAGCTACGGGGCAGACGCCGCTAG
- a CDS encoding PaREP1 family protein, whose amino-acid sequence MSAAKALEKPLPRPRRGLVGYAAARALEALLEALLALRFLGEGFTRSAAGKALQAWRALTGALPALERDRVAEKLENEEQRRWLLEKAIPRAPTGRLKALSQLLDEVGYRDYTHYTSTALSLHDYQLHGPDPSGELSKYPGEEEARKDIVYLVQTVARVIGSKARQSLTEKGAWAPEHEEALQRLAREIESLGDGA is encoded by the coding sequence TTGAGCGCAGCTAAGGCGTTGGAAAAACCGCTACCCCGGCCCCGGCGGGGCCTGGTGGGCTATGCCGCTGCTCGTGCTCTGGAGGCTCTGCTTGAGGCTTTGCTGGCGCTGAGGTTCCTCGGGGAGGGCTTTACGAGGAGTGCTGCGGGTAAGGCGCTCCAGGCGTGGCGGGCGCTAACCGGGGCGCTGCCGGCCCTCGAGCGGGACAGGGTAGCCGAGAAACTGGAGAACGAGGAGCAGAGGAGATGGCTACTGGAGAAGGCGATACCCCGGGCCCCGACTGGTAGGCTCAAAGCGCTTAGCCAGCTGCTAGATGAGGTAGGGTACCGGGACTACACACACTATACCAGCACGGCGCTAAGCCTCCACGACTACCAGCTCCACGGCCCGGACCCCTCCGGGGAGCTGAGCAAGTACCCCGGCGAGGAGGAGGCTAGAAAGGACATAGTGTACCTCGTGCAGACTGTAGCCAGGGTAATAGGGTCTAAGGCCAGGCAGAGCCTAACAGAGAAGGGGGCCTGGGCGCCAGAGCACGAGGAGGCTCTACAACGGCTAGCCAGGGAGATAGAGAGCCTCGGCGACGGAGCATAA